In Calothrix sp. PCC 7507, one DNA window encodes the following:
- a CDS encoding XisI protein, whose translation MVKLDEYRLKVQQLLEKYAQYKPSYGDVEVEPIFDIQRDHYQIISVGWNQQKRVYGPIMHLDIKNEKIWIQQNTTEVDIAVELLEMGVPKQDIVIGFHTPKMRQLSSFAVG comes from the coding sequence ATGGTTAAGTTAGATGAATATCGCCTGAAAGTGCAGCAATTGCTAGAGAAATATGCACAGTATAAACCTAGTTATGGAGATGTAGAAGTCGAGCCAATATTTGATATACAACGTGACCACTACCAAATTATCAGTGTCGGTTGGAATCAACAAAAACGGGTTTATGGTCCTATCATGCACCTGGATATCAAAAATGAAAAAATCTGGATTCAGCAGAATACTACTGAAGTAGATATCGCTGTGGAATTATTAGAAATGGGTGTACCTAAACAGGATATTGTCATTGGCTTTCATACACCAAAAATGCGTCAACTGTCCAGTTTTGCTGTGGGATAA